The genomic interval ACATGCCGGATGACGCGCGCGGCGTTGTCTTCATCCGCCGGCAGGACACCGTCGTTCACCTCGCTACCGAGGGGGAGCGGATTTTCAATGCCTTCCGCATTCGCCTGCTGCAACCCGCCGCCCTGCAACTGGGCAACATTGCAATCCAGTGGAACCCCGCCGCCGGCACCCCCCAGATCCACTCCATTCTCATCCACCGCGACGGCGCGACCATCGACGTGCTGGATCAGGCCGAATTCGAGATTCTGCGGCGCGAGGACAATCTGGAGGCCGCGGCCATAGACGGCCTGCTGACCGCGACGCTGCGCGTGCCCGACCTCAGGATCGACGACGAGCCGGGATGGGCCTTCACCGTGCCCACCGCCGATCCCACGCTTGCCGATCGGGACGCCGGCCTGCTCGCGCTGGGTGCGACCCCGCCGGCCGGGCGCTATCGCCTGTCGCTCACCTGGGAGGACGGGCAGGAGCCGGCGATCCGCGCGACGGACGATCTGGCGGCGATGATCACGCGCACCGACAACGCCGTCCTAATCAGTGCCGATACGCCATCGGCGCTGATACCGCCCAAGGATGCGCCGCCGCGCTACAACTGGCAGCGCGTGCTCGAATATTCGGACTTCGCGGACTGGCCGGCGCTGTCGCGGCGGGTCCATGCGCTGTTCCAGGAAGCTGCCAGCGTTCCGGGCGATTCACCGGTCGCGCGCGAGGCGGCGCGCATCGCCGCCGCGCACGATACCGATCTGGCACGCGCCGCCGCCGCCCTCGAACTGGTGCAGAAGCAGGTCCGCTACGTCTATGTCGGACTGAACGGCAGCAACATCCGGCCCGCCAGAGCCGAAATCACGTGGGAGCGCCGCTACGGAGATTGCAAGGGCAAGACCGCGCTGCTGCTGGCGCTGCTGGGCGCGATGGGGATAGAGGCCGAGGTCGTGCTCGCCAACAACCAGGGCGGCGATGACGGCCTCGACGAACGCCTGCCCAGCCCGCTGCTGTTCGATCACGTCCTCGTTCGCGCCACTATCGATGGGCAGCAATACTGGCTCGACGGCACCTTCCCCGACGCTTTCGGCCCGGCGCAGCGCCCCGTTCCGCCCTATCGCTGGGTTTTGCCGCTGGCTGCGAACGGCGCGCCCCTCGACCGGGTGGAATGGCAGCCCGAGCGCCATCCCACCGAACTCGCCCTGTACGAGATCGACGCGCGCGCGGGCTTCGACGAACCGGCGCACATTACCCAGACCAACGTCACTCGCGGGCTGGAAGCCCTGGCCCAATATGCACAGCTCTCGCAAGTGACCGACGACCAGCTGGAAACGGCAATCCGCAGCCAGCTCGCGGGATCGACGTCGTGGAACACGATCGACAGCGTGAAGTGGCGCTTCGACGAAGCGAGCCAGGCCAGCGTCATGGAAATTTCGGGCACCGGTCCGGTGAACTGGGAAGACGAAGGGGGCGCGGCGCGATCGCTGATCCTGCCGGGCGGCGGCTTCAGTCCGCCCGACCGCCGCCAGCGCAGCGCCGCCGACGGCGACGCGCCCTTCTGGCAGGATTCGCGCTTCACCTGTCATGTCACCAGCGTCAGACTGCCCGAAACGACCGAACCGTCCGAATGGAGCCACAATTCCGCCTTCGAGACTGCTATCTACGGATCATCCTACGCCCGGGTCTTCGACCTGCGCGACGGAACGATGCGAATGATGCGCGTCTTTCGCACCGACGAAAGCGAGATTTCCGCCGAGCAGGCGGCCAGCGATACAAGGCGCCTTTCCGGTTTCGACAACTCCATGGCACGAATTAATTTCGAACCGGGTCTTGCGGGCGATGCCGCGATGCAGCCGAACGATGCCGACCATGTGCCCGCCACGTTCGACCGCGATTGGGTCGCGGACGATTCCGCCTGTCTTTCCGCCGTCGACTAGACGGCTGCATTCCGGCGGCCGGCAAACTGCGCCGACGCCGATCACACCGATCCCAAGGGGTATCTTCATGCAACTTCGCCGAATTCTCGCGCTCTCGACGGCGCTCGCCCTGCCGTTCGCCTGCCCCGCCCCGCTTTTCGCCCAGTCCGCCACCCGGGAAGCGGCGGGCGCGCCGGACACCGCCATTCCCGGCGAGATCGCAGACACTTTTCCCGCCATCGCCGAAAGCGATCTGCCGTTCGATACCGAATACCGGGTCGGGCGGCTCGAGAACGGAATGCGCTACGTCATTCGCTCCAACGCCACCCCGCCCGAACAGGGGCAGGTTCGCCTGTGGGTCGATTTCGGGAGCGCCGCGGAAGCCGAGGCCGAGCAGGGCTTCGCCCATTTCATCGAGCACATGGCCTTCAACGGCAGCGACAATCTGCCCGAGGGCGAGATGGTGCGCCTGCTGGAGCGCGAGGGGCTGGCCTTCGGCGCGGACACCAACGCCTCGACCGGCTTCGACACGACGCTCTACAAGCTGGACCTGCCGCGCAACGATCCGGACCTGCTCGATACCGCGCTGATGCTGATGCGCGAGACCGCCAGCAACCTCGCCTTCGACGATGAAGCGGTGGAGCGCGAGAAGGGCGTGGTCCTGTCGGAACGGCGGGTGCGCGATACCTATGCCATGCGGTCGCTGGTCGACAATCTGGACTTTCTCTATCCCGGCACCCTGGCCGCCACACGCCTGCCCATCGGCACGGTCGCGACGTTGCAGGCGGCCGACGGCGCGGCGCTGCGCGACCTCTACGAACGCTATTACAGGCCCGAAAACGTCGCCGTCATCGTCAGCGGCGATTACGATGCCGACGCTGTCGAAGACGCCATTCGCGAACGCTTCGCCGACTGGCGGGGCGGCCCGCGCCTGGGCTCGCCGACCTTCGGCCCCGCCGATCCCGACCTCGCCGGCGAGACCCGCATCTTCGTCGATCCCGCGATGGCCGAGGAGTTGACCATATCGCGCCATGGCGAATGGCTGGGGCAGGCCGATACGATGGCGGAACGGCGCACGAGCCTGCTGCGCGCCATCGGCTACGCCATCGTCAACCGCCGGTTGCAGCGGCTCTCGCGCCGGGACGATCCGCCCTTCCGCGCCGCCGGCCTCGGCACGTCGGATTTCTACCGCGAGGGGCGCACCACCAATCTGGTCGTGCGCGCCGCCGACGGGGAATGGGAACGCGCCCTCGCCGCCGCGCAGGAGGAATATCGCCGTCTGCTGGAATACGGCGTTACCGAGGGAGAGATCGCCGAACAGGTCGCCAATATCCGCACCGCGCTGGAAGCGGGCGTGGCCGGCGCCGCGACCCGCTCCAACGGCGCGTTCGTCAATGGCGCCATCCGGTTGCTGCGCAACGACATCGTGCCGACGACGCCTGCGACCTCTCTCGCCCTGTTCGAGAGAATGGCGGACGCGATCACGCCCGCCCGCGTGATGGCCGCTCTCGAGGCCGAACTCGTGCCGCTCGACGATCCGCTGATCCGCTTCGAGGGCCGCACCGCGCCCGATGGCGGGGAGAGCGCGCTGCGGTCGGCCTGGA from Aurantiacibacter spongiae carries:
- a CDS encoding DUF3857 domain-containing protein; its protein translation is MTLRMLAALPAIACVAAATPAQAQDDRIELGAPVPQWATQSDLLDMPDDARGVVFIRRQDTVVHLATEGERIFNAFRIRLLQPAALQLGNIAIQWNPAAGTPQIHSILIHRDGATIDVLDQAEFEILRREDNLEAAAIDGLLTATLRVPDLRIDDEPGWAFTVPTADPTLADRDAGLLALGATPPAGRYRLSLTWEDGQEPAIRATDDLAAMITRTDNAVLISADTPSALIPPKDAPPRYNWQRVLEYSDFADWPALSRRVHALFQEAASVPGDSPVAREAARIAAAHDTDLARAAAALELVQKQVRYVYVGLNGSNIRPARAEITWERRYGDCKGKTALLLALLGAMGIEAEVVLANNQGGDDGLDERLPSPLLFDHVLVRATIDGQQYWLDGTFPDAFGPAQRPVPPYRWVLPLAANGAPLDRVEWQPERHPTELALYEIDARAGFDEPAHITQTNVTRGLEALAQYAQLSQVTDDQLETAIRSQLAGSTSWNTIDSVKWRFDEASQASVMEISGTGPVNWEDEGGAARSLILPGGGFSPPDRRQRSAADGDAPFWQDSRFTCHVTSVRLPETTEPSEWSHNSAFETAIYGSSYARVFDLRDGTMRMMRVFRTDESEISAEQAASDTRRLSGFDNSMARINFEPGLAGDAAMQPNDADHVPATFDRDWVADDSACLSAVD
- a CDS encoding M16 family metallopeptidase — protein: MQLRRILALSTALALPFACPAPLFAQSATREAAGAPDTAIPGEIADTFPAIAESDLPFDTEYRVGRLENGMRYVIRSNATPPEQGQVRLWVDFGSAAEAEAEQGFAHFIEHMAFNGSDNLPEGEMVRLLEREGLAFGADTNASTGFDTTLYKLDLPRNDPDLLDTALMLMRETASNLAFDDEAVEREKGVVLSERRVRDTYAMRSLVDNLDFLYPGTLAATRLPIGTVATLQAADGAALRDLYERYYRPENVAVIVSGDYDADAVEDAIRERFADWRGGPRLGSPTFGPADPDLAGETRIFVDPAMAEELTISRHGEWLGQADTMAERRTSLLRAIGYAIVNRRLQRLSRRDDPPFRAAGLGTSDFYREGRTTNLVVRAADGEWERALAAAQEEYRRLLEYGVTEGEIAEQVANIRTALEAGVAGAATRSNGAFVNGAIRLLRNDIVPTTPATSLALFERMADAITPARVMAALEAELVPLDDPLIRFEGRTAPDGGESALRSAWNAGMAGTVAAGDAGEVADFAYADWGEPGTVVSDTLDERLGIRKVRFANGVMLNLKPTDLDEDSVSVAVNVDGGSMLDTREHPLATALFSSLESGGLGEHTRDELQSVLAGRRAGLNMIRGTDTFGMSATTTPRDLELQLQLMSAAIADAGFRPTGEAQYQRGIDNWFARRFATPSASYSSQIGGIVSDGDPRFTIQPREAYAGLTFAQLRDDVIERWSNGAMEVAIVGDIDADETVRMVAATLGTLPQRETAFRPYDEQRQRGFTASRQPRTLYHDGAQDQALVTMTWPSRDDSDERASLVLELLQRVARLELTDTLREDLGQTYSPSVSASQSHFYTGYGTFRTSAAVDAGEVEATRAAMLATLASLRDAPVDEDTLLRARRPMLESYDNALDTNRGWMGLAARAQSESERIDRFLAAKAILQSLTAADVQAAARRYLAPEDRLEVVVLPSPAQAEAQ